In a genomic window of Flavobacterium crassostreae:
- a CDS encoding diacylglycerol/lipid kinase family protein yields the protein MEKNVLLIVNPISGDLDKSEIIAATTLFATNQNQKIQLYQTTGKHDQHAIQQLFYKNNPERVLIAGGDGTIKLVAEALEEQDIIFGLLPAGSANGLATDLDLPKSIEDCLKIAFQNHYISLDIISINGQKSMHLSDIGLNAELIKNYQNSTLRGKLGYALQAVNTLIEIEEPFLATITANDKLITCQARMIVIANSKKYGTGIVINPQGKLDDGKFELVILKNLDLVVLGQIIAGNNSIAPENIEIISTTKAKITSNRPVNFQIDGEYCGKTTQLDIILAPQKMKIAIAKPTPI from the coding sequence GTGGAAAAGAATGTTTTATTAATAGTCAATCCTATTTCGGGAGACCTAGATAAATCCGAAATAATTGCAGCAACAACACTTTTTGCAACCAACCAAAACCAAAAAATACAACTATACCAAACCACCGGTAAGCACGACCAACATGCAATCCAACAACTCTTTTATAAAAATAATCCAGAACGGGTATTGATAGCCGGAGGAGACGGTACCATAAAGCTAGTAGCAGAAGCCTTAGAGGAGCAAGATATTATTTTTGGATTGCTTCCTGCCGGATCTGCCAACGGATTGGCCACAGACTTAGACCTTCCAAAATCAATAGAAGATTGTTTAAAAATAGCCTTCCAAAACCATTATATATCCCTAGATATAATAAGTATAAATGGCCAAAAAAGCATGCATCTTAGTGATATAGGTCTCAATGCCGAATTGATAAAAAATTACCAAAACAGTACCCTAAGAGGTAAATTAGGATACGCATTGCAGGCCGTAAATACCCTAATAGAAATAGAAGAACCCTTTTTGGCAACCATAACTGCAAATGACAAACTAATAACCTGCCAGGCCAGAATGATTGTGATAGCCAACTCAAAAAAATATGGAACCGGAATTGTAATCAATCCCCAAGGAAAACTAGATGATGGTAAATTTGAGTTAGTGATTTTAAAAAATTTAGACCTAGTAGTTCTGGGCCAAATAATAGCCGGAAACAACTCTATTGCACCAGAAAATATAGAAATAATAAGCACAACAAAAGCAAAAATAACCAGCAATCGCCCCGTAAACTTTCAAATAGATGGAGAATATTGCGGCAAAACAACACAATTGGATATT